A single Streptomyces sp. 2114.4 DNA region contains:
- the pyrE gene encoding orotate phosphoribosyltransferase produces the protein MSDDVRGELLQQIKDKAVVHGKVTLSSGKEADYYIDLRRITLDGEAAPLVGQLMLEITADLDYDAVGGLTLGADPVATSMLHASAARGGRLDAFVVRKAQKAHGMQRRIEGPDLKGRRVLVVEDTSTTGGSPLTAVEAAREAGAEVVAVATIVDRGAASAIAEAGVPYITGYQLGDLGLS, from the coding sequence ATGAGTGACGACGTGCGCGGCGAGCTGCTGCAGCAGATCAAGGACAAGGCCGTGGTGCACGGCAAGGTGACGCTTTCCTCCGGCAAGGAGGCCGACTACTACATCGACCTGCGCCGGATCACCCTGGACGGCGAGGCCGCGCCGCTGGTCGGACAGCTGATGCTGGAGATCACCGCCGACCTCGACTACGACGCGGTCGGCGGGCTGACGCTCGGTGCCGACCCGGTCGCGACCTCGATGCTGCACGCCTCCGCCGCGCGCGGCGGCCGGCTGGACGCGTTCGTGGTCCGCAAGGCGCAGAAGGCGCACGGTATGCAGCGCCGTATCGAGGGTCCGGACCTCAAGGGCCGCCGGGTGCTGGTCGTCGAGGACACCTCCACCACCGGCGGCTCCCCGCTGACCGCCGTCGAGGCGGCGCGTGAGGCGGGCGCCGAGGTCGTTGCGGTGGCAACGATCGTCGACCGGGGCGCCGCGTCCGCGATCGCGGAGGCCGGAGTCCCCTATATCACCGGCTACCAGCTCGGCGACCTCGGCCTGAGCTGA
- a CDS encoding aldose epimerase — translation MSTDNTTRNAAPDQASPGVRLAAGETEVTVRPDHGCRIAGLRVGGTELLRQGDRYGCFPMVPWCGRIAHGRFRNGGELHQMPLNAAPHAIHGTGRNVRWRTARSSATEAVFTYDLADPAAPWPYPGRVTQVVELAADGGSLTLTLCVEATGDSFPAQAGWHPWFLRNLGEGGADARLDFTAEWQEERGADHLPTGRRIPPQPGPWDDCFGMPQGVEATLTWPDRLELTVSSRGEWVVVYDEQEAAVCVEPQSGPPNGLNTLPRLVTPIDPLEISTTWSWRSLSPGTA, via the coding sequence GTGAGTACCGACAACACCACGCGGAACGCGGCGCCGGACCAGGCGTCACCAGGCGTACGGCTGGCCGCCGGAGAGACCGAAGTGACCGTTCGTCCGGACCACGGCTGCCGGATCGCCGGCCTGCGGGTGGGCGGTACGGAGCTGCTGCGGCAGGGCGACAGGTACGGCTGTTTCCCGATGGTTCCATGGTGCGGCCGGATCGCGCACGGCCGGTTCCGCAACGGGGGCGAGCTGCACCAGATGCCCCTCAACGCCGCGCCGCACGCCATCCACGGCACCGGCCGCAACGTCCGCTGGCGGACCGCGCGTTCGAGCGCCACGGAGGCGGTCTTCACCTACGACCTGGCCGATCCGGCGGCGCCCTGGCCGTATCCGGGGCGGGTGACCCAGGTCGTCGAGCTGGCCGCGGACGGTGGCTCGCTCACCCTCACCCTGTGCGTCGAGGCGACCGGCGACTCCTTCCCCGCGCAGGCCGGATGGCACCCCTGGTTCCTGCGGAACCTCGGCGAGGGCGGCGCGGACGCACGGCTCGACTTCACGGCCGAATGGCAGGAGGAGCGGGGCGCGGACCACCTCCCGACCGGCCGGCGGATTCCGCCGCAGCCGGGGCCCTGGGACGACTGCTTCGGGATGCCGCAAGGGGTCGAGGCCACCCTCACCTGGCCGGACCGGCTGGAGCTGACGGTCAGCAGCCGTGGCGAGTGGGTCGTGGTCTACGACGAGCAGGAGGCCGCGGTCTGCGTCGAGCCGCAGTCCGGCCCGCCGAACGGCCTCAACACCCTGCCGCGCCTGGTCACGCCCATCGACCCGCTGGAGATCTCCACGACCTGGAGCTGGCGGAGCCTGTCGCCGGGCACCGCCTGA
- a CDS encoding carbon monoxide dehydrogenase subunit G, with the protein MEHEVYVPFPVGTVRQALTEPERVARCVPGVQLDADAAPRTPVGRLRLRIGSSTITYRGTLTVSAAAEDDGSGDGGPGDRGTGGDAAGDAAAVVTVEAKGTETRGDGSVALTLTVRLSPATEPGPGTTLACSGTVHGDGRLAEATDQAARTAGRRLLDRFAENLAADLRQRPVTGRTGDGPSAGGTADAAGPGVFGTEVPPSSLEPGSDEGPDGEEGAGEAAGLGEAAGDVGDLDAGDAEDVFRAAPDGHPEHAYGHDPDGLAPAEAAHARRTMIGRSAEEVDHAPPRGRYAPVPAPEPHGPSVALRWAAPAAAVVLASAVVVGRVLRRRR; encoded by the coding sequence ATGGAGCATGAGGTGTACGTTCCGTTTCCCGTCGGGACCGTGCGGCAGGCGCTCACCGAGCCGGAGCGGGTGGCGCGCTGTGTCCCGGGAGTCCAGCTCGACGCCGATGCCGCCCCCCGGACCCCGGTGGGCAGGCTGCGGCTGCGTATCGGAAGCTCCACCATCACTTATCGCGGCACGCTGACGGTCAGTGCCGCCGCCGAGGACGACGGGTCCGGCGACGGCGGTCCGGGCGACCGCGGCACGGGCGGCGATGCCGCGGGCGATGCGGCCGCCGTGGTCACCGTCGAGGCGAAGGGCACCGAGACACGGGGCGACGGGTCGGTCGCGCTGACCCTGACCGTACGGCTCTCGCCGGCCACCGAACCGGGTCCCGGGACGACGCTGGCCTGTTCGGGCACGGTCCATGGCGACGGCCGGCTCGCCGAGGCCACCGACCAGGCGGCCCGGACCGCCGGCCGCAGGCTGCTGGACCGCTTCGCGGAGAACCTGGCGGCCGATCTGCGGCAGCGTCCGGTGACGGGGCGGACCGGCGACGGCCCTTCGGCCGGGGGCACCGCCGATGCGGCCGGGCCGGGGGTCTTCGGCACGGAGGTGCCGCCGTCGTCCCTGGAGCCGGGCAGTGACGAGGGCCCGGACGGTGAGGAAGGCGCCGGGGAGGCGGCGGGCCTCGGTGAGGCGGCCGGGGACGTCGGGGATCTCGATGCGGGGGACGCCGAGGACGTTTTCCGCGCGGCGCCCGACGGGCACCCCGAGCACGCCTACGGTCACGATCCGGACGGCCTCGCCCCCGCCGAGGCCGCGCACGCCCGCCGGACGATGATCGGGCGCAGCGCGGAGGAAGTCGACCACGCCCCGCCGCGCGGGCGGTACGCACCGGTGCCCGCGCCCGAACCGCACGGCCCCTCGGTGGCCCTGCGCTGGGCGGCGCCCGCCGCCGCCGTGGTGCTGGCGTCCGCCGTGGTCGTCGGCCGGGTGCTGCGCCGGCGGCGCTGA